The Polyangium aurulentum genomic interval CGAGGTGGTAAGGCGGGCACGCAGCCGTGCCGAGCGAGCGCAGCTTCGCCTCCACGAAAGCGAGCAGGCTCTCGGGGTTCAGGAGCGCCTTGGTCTCCTGGTAGAGGTAGCTCTTGTTCGCCGAGCCGCCCCCCTTGGCCATGAACAGGAATTTGTACGCGTCGCCGTCGGTCGCGAAGATCTCGATCTGCGCGGGCAGGTTCGTCTTCGTGTTGACCTCGCGGTACATGTCGAGCGGCGCGAGCTGCGAGTAGCGCAGGTTGAGCGAGCGGTACGCGTCGAACACGCCCCGCGAGATCGCCTCCTCGTCGCCGCCGCCCGTGAAGACCCCACCGCCCTTCTTGCCCATCACGATCGCGGTCCCCGTGTCCTGGCAAGAGGGCAGCACGTATCCGGCCGCGATGTTCGCGTTGCGCAAAAGCTCGAGCGCGACGAACTTGTCGTTCGACGAGGCCTCGGGATCCTTCAGGATGCTCGCGAGCTGCGCGAGGTGGCCCGGGCGCAAGAGGTGCGCGATGTCCCGCATCGCCTCGCGCGCGAGCACCGTGAGCCCCTCGGGCTCGACCTTCAAGAACGTCCTGCCCGCGGCCTCGAAGGTGGAGACGAAATCCCCGGTGACGCGACGGTACGGCGTCTCGTCCTTGCCGAGGGGGAGCATGTCCTGGAACTGGAAATCGCTCATGGGTGGCCTCTCTGCGCTGCTTTGCCGGCAGGGATACAACCCCGAGGGCCCGTTTGCCAAGGCTCCCTCGGCCTTGCGCGTGTGATATGTTCGCGGAGCGTGAGCGAGTTGGACGGCGAGACGACCAAGCTCGAGCAGGACTTGCCGACCTTGCAAGACCTGCCGCCGTCGCACGCCGAAGGCGAGACCCTGAAGGTATCCAGGCCGCTCCCCGAGGGCGAGACGCTGAAGGTCTCGATGACGCCGCTGCCCGAGGGCGAGACCCCGCGAGGCGGAAGGAGACCGCCGCCGCCGCTCGAAGGCGAGACGCTGCAGGCGTCGAGGGCGCCGCACGGCGACGAGACCAAGAAGCTGCCGGGCGCGGGGCTCACGAGCTCGCGTCGCGAGGATTCACCCCGCAGCAAGACCGAGGCGCAGCTCGGCACGGGCGCGCGCGTCGCGGGCCGGTATCGCATCGAGCGCAGGCTCGGCACGGGCGGGATGGGCGAGGTCTACCTCGCGCGGGACGAGGCGCGCGGCAGGCTCGTCGCGCTCAAGATCCTGCACCGCCACATGGCGGACAACCTCACGATGGTGAACCGCTTCCGCCGCGAGGCGCGGATCATGCGGGAGCTGTCGAACCCGCACGCGGTCACCATTCACGATTTCGGACAAACCGACGACGGCGCCCTCTACCTCGCCATGGAATACCTCCAGGGCGAGACGCTCTCGGCCCTGCTCGAGAGGCAGGGGACGCTCGTGCCGAAGCGCGTGCTCGAAATCGCGCTCGACCTGCTCGACGTGCTCGCCGACGCCCACCGGCTCGGCATCATTCACAGGGATCTGAAGCCGCAGAACGTCTTTCTCACGAAGAAGGCGAGCGTGGCGGACCCCGTGGTCAAGCTCCTCGATTTCGGCATCGCCAAGCTCCAGGACCAGGAGACGGCCGAGCTGACCGCGACGGGCGCCATCTGGGGCACGCCCAAGTACATGAGCCCGGAGCAGGCGAGGGCCCGGCCCATCGATCGCCGCAGCGACGTCTATTCGCTCGGCGTGCTCATGTACAAGGCGCTGACGGGCGTGCACCCGATCGACGGGGCGAGCCCGAGCGAGATCATCTACGCGCTGATGCACGCGACGCCCGACCCGCCCGGCAAGCGGCGTCCGGACCTCAACATCCCGCCCGAGCTGAGCCGGGTCGTGATGCGCGCGCTCGAGAAGGAGCCCGAGGCGCGCTATCAATCCGCCGTCGAGATGGCCGAGGACCTTCGGGCCATCGCCTCCGACACCGAGGCCGTTCAAAAGCCGGACGAGGGCCGCGCCGCATCGATCGCGCTGCGCGTGTGGATCGGCCTCACGCTGCTGATGGCGCTCGCCTCCGGGCTGCAATTCCCCCTGGCTGCGCGCGCGCCTTTCCCGGGCTTCGCCGTGGAGTCGGGCCTGTTGGTCTCGGGCGTGGGGGACCAGCACTGGCCCGGGATCGAGCGGGGGCTCGAGCCTTACGATATCGTGGTCGCTGTCGACGGGGGCGCGGTGCGGCGCGGAAAGGACGTGCTCGATCACGTCCGGCGCCTGCCCGTGGGGACGCCCGTCACGTACACGATCCAGCGCGGCGACAGGACGTTCGACGTGGCCGTGCCCGTGTCGAAGCTGAGCTGGATGGCGCTCTTCCAGTATTACGGCGCGTCGTTCATCGGGGGGCTTCTGTTCCTGCTCGTCGGCGCCATCGCCGGCTGGAAGAACCCCGTCTCGCGGCCCGTGCGCGCGCTCGTCGCGTTCACGAGCGCGCTCGGGCTCACGCTCGTCACGTCGATCGATTTCGATTTCGGCGGCACCTTCCCGTGGCTGTGGCGCCTCGCCGTGTGCGCGACGGGCGCCACCATGCTCGACCTCGGCCTGTCGTTCCCCGAGCTTCGGCGGCCTCTGCGCAGGCGGCCATGGCTGCGCGGGCTGCTCTACGTGCCCGCGTTCGTCCTGTTCGGCGTCTGGCAGGGGTTCGCCCATTCCCCCACGATCGGCATCATCTGCACGCGCGTCGTCACCGGCGGCATGTTCGCGGGCCTCTTGTCGCTGCTCGGGCTGCTCTTGCACGCGCGCATCCGCGGCAAGACCGTCTCGGTTCGCCAGTCCGCGCGCTTCATGCTCTGGGCGGCCGCGGTGAGCGTGTTGCCGAGCCTCGCCATCACGGTCGTGCCGATCAGCCTCGGCATCCAGAATGCCTCGCTCGGCGCCCTCGGCTGGCTCGCGCAGATAGGCCTCGCCCTCTTCCCCGCGGCCGTCGCCTATCAGGTGCAGCGCGGCCAGATCTTCGACGTCGACGTCGCGCTGCACGAGATCCTGCGCGCGCTCTGCGCCTTCGCCCTGCTCTTTCTGGTCTTCACCACGGCCTCGCTCCCGCTCGCGGGCCTCGCCAGGCTCTTCGACGCGGCCATGGGCCTGCAAGTCGCGCTCGGCGCCCTCGGGGGCGTGGCTGCCGTGGTGGCCGCCGCCGAGCCCGTCTCCCGCTGGCTGCGCAGGTTCTTCGAGCGCGCCACGGAGCTCGACGGCTCGTTCGTGCTCGACGACCTCGCGGCGGCGACGCGCTCGGCCGAGTCGGAGGACGAGGTCATCGAGCTGCTCTTCGACTCGATAAGGCGCTGCTTCGAGCCGCGCGCGCTCAGGATCCTCGAGCGCGGGCAGGGCGGCTATTACCACGAGCGCTCGATGGGCTCGCCGGAGTCGGTCGCGCTGCCCCCCACCATGCGGCCCGAGGACCTCGAGCGCAGCATGAACGTCGGCGGCGGCGCGACGCGCGAGCCGCGGCACGGCGATTCGGCCAATGACATCCGCCGCTCGGTGACCAAGCTCGGGCGCTGGGACGCGCACGCGTATCTGGTCTTGCCGCTCGACAGCGGCGAGGGGGCGGGTGCGATGAACGCGGCGCTCGCGTCGGTGGTGGTCGTCGGCGGGCGCTCGGACAACAAGGCGTATTCGTCGTACGACGCGACGCTCGTCGCGGCGCTCATCCGGATCGCGGCGCTCAGGATGCACGCGCTCGGCGAGCGCCGGAAGGCCGAGCGCTTGCAATTGCTCGTGCGCAGCTTCGGCGCCGACCTGCGCGACGCGGTGGAGGCGGGGCTCGACGTCGCGCTCGACGCGCCGGCGCGGGGCATCGCGACGGCGCTCGTCCTGCGTTTCTCCGGGCTCGACGCGGCCGCCGAGAGCCTGCCTCCGAAGGCCTTCAAGGGCCTCGTCGACGAGCTGAGCGCGGCCGCGATCGCGGCGGCGTTCGAGCAGGGCGGCACGCTGCACTCGGTGCGCGGCGACGAGCTTCTCTTCGGCTTCGGCGCGCTCGACGCGGGCCGTGGCGCGGGCGAGCTCGCCGCGCTCCACGCGGCCCTGGCGCAGCTCGACCGCACGCCCGAGGTGGCGGAAAAGCACGGCTGGCCGGCCATCCGCGCGCGTGTGGGCGCGGCGCGCGGCCCCGTCACCGTGGGGACCTTCGGCGCCTCGTTCCACGCCGATTGCTTGATCATGGGCGGCGCGGTCCACGAGGCGACCGAGCTGGCGAACGAGGCGCAGAGCGGCGAGATTCTGGTCGGCGAGGAGATCGCGCAGATGGCCGAGAAGAGCGCCTCGGAGATCCGGATCGAGCGATTCGCGCGCACGGGCGGGGCGATTTTCATGCGCGTGGTGCGGAACGAGGCTTGAGCGCGAGGTAGCTCGGGCGGAGGGGCGGCTACCACGTCCCCTGCAACCCGAGCCCTAACTGGTTTTTCCCGACGTCCGGTGAGATCCTGATGATCGGTGGCGGCTGGGGCCGCGGGGTGGCGACGTAGATCAGGAACCCGGTCATCGAGAGCGCGAAGCCGATTCCACCGCCGATGAGGAGGGCGGTGCCGGCGGTGGACATCTCCGGGTCACCGCGTTTGTCGCCGTTATTCAGGACGACAGCCCCGACGATCCCCGCCGGCAAGCGAGCACCCGTGTCGAGAGAGCGCTGCACGCACCCAGCGACGATTGGGAAAGGTTGACGCGACCATCCGCGTCAACGACGATGACCCCGAGGCTGACGATGCAAGAGCCTGGGTGTAGGTTTGCCGCGGTGCGCTTGGCTGCGTGGATGATGCTGGGGTTGATGCCGCTCGGGTGTGGGGGTGGTCTGGACCGGGTGGCGGTTCGACAGGACCCATCGGACCACCGCCCAGCCGTGCCAGACACCACGATCGAACGATTGCGAGAATGCGTCGCCGACCATGGCGGGCAGCTCGACCCGGGGCGTTATTATCTCAATACGCACGTGCGGGTGGATCGGGACGGCGTCAACCAGGGGGTCTCGTCGGTCGACGTTCCGCAGACGTCACCCGATCTCACCGCGTGCATGCGCGTCGCG includes:
- a CDS encoding protein kinase domain-containing protein — its product is MSELDGETTKLEQDLPTLQDLPPSHAEGETLKVSRPLPEGETLKVSMTPLPEGETPRGGRRPPPPLEGETLQASRAPHGDETKKLPGAGLTSSRREDSPRSKTEAQLGTGARVAGRYRIERRLGTGGMGEVYLARDEARGRLVALKILHRHMADNLTMVNRFRREARIMRELSNPHAVTIHDFGQTDDGALYLAMEYLQGETLSALLERQGTLVPKRVLEIALDLLDVLADAHRLGIIHRDLKPQNVFLTKKASVADPVVKLLDFGIAKLQDQETAELTATGAIWGTPKYMSPEQARARPIDRRSDVYSLGVLMYKALTGVHPIDGASPSEIIYALMHATPDPPGKRRPDLNIPPELSRVVMRALEKEPEARYQSAVEMAEDLRAIASDTEAVQKPDEGRAASIALRVWIGLTLLMALASGLQFPLAARAPFPGFAVESGLLVSGVGDQHWPGIERGLEPYDIVVAVDGGAVRRGKDVLDHVRRLPVGTPVTYTIQRGDRTFDVAVPVSKLSWMALFQYYGASFIGGLLFLLVGAIAGWKNPVSRPVRALVAFTSALGLTLVTSIDFDFGGTFPWLWRLAVCATGATMLDLGLSFPELRRPLRRRPWLRGLLYVPAFVLFGVWQGFAHSPTIGIICTRVVTGGMFAGLLSLLGLLLHARIRGKTVSVRQSARFMLWAAAVSVLPSLAITVVPISLGIQNASLGALGWLAQIGLALFPAAVAYQVQRGQIFDVDVALHEILRALCAFALLFLVFTTASLPLAGLARLFDAAMGLQVALGALGGVAAVVAAAEPVSRWLRRFFERATELDGSFVLDDLAAATRSAESEDEVIELLFDSIRRCFEPRALRILERGQGGYYHERSMGSPESVALPPTMRPEDLERSMNVGGGATREPRHGDSANDIRRSVTKLGRWDAHAYLVLPLDSGEGAGAMNAALASVVVVGGRSDNKAYSSYDATLVAALIRIAALRMHALGERRKAERLQLLVRSFGADLRDAVEAGLDVALDAPARGIATALVLRFSGLDAAAESLPPKAFKGLVDELSAAAIAAAFEQGGTLHSVRGDELLFGFGALDAGRGAGELAALHAALAQLDRTPEVAEKHGWPAIRARVGAARGPVTVGTFGASFHADCLIMGGAVHEATELANEAQSGEILVGEEIAQMAEKSASEIRIERFARTGGAIFMRVVRNEA